A DNA window from Pirellulales bacterium contains the following coding sequences:
- a CDS encoding DUF3037 domain-containing protein produces MMQPTKGYYSLIQYCPDAGRLEAANVGVLLFCPEQSFLQAKTVLSNRRIIKFFGTEGHDWARINSFKRGLEERLKVEFGEINSLESLEQFIALRANYLQITPPRSMQVTNPIKDLEALFIEIIGEEAPKHTSTKTLKRLLKEKIVNAGLEEKVRSDFEVEVPITRKKLEIPVGFQNGRFNLVNPVRFETEEPQQAFNTACRYAVEGESLFNHAHPSLGELQLVVVGKFRANDKESPAMVKKVLTDHHVKLYRFSKLLDLIDEIRRTAKTLPR; encoded by the coding sequence ATGATGCAACCCACTAAAGGCTATTACTCGCTGATCCAATACTGCCCAGATGCTGGCCGGTTAGAGGCGGCTAACGTGGGAGTACTGTTGTTTTGTCCAGAACAATCGTTCCTTCAAGCGAAAACGGTTTTGAGCAATCGTAGAATTATTAAATTCTTTGGAACAGAAGGTCATGACTGGGCGCGTATCAACTCGTTCAAACGTGGATTAGAGGAACGGCTTAAGGTCGAATTCGGCGAAATCAATTCTCTTGAAAGCCTTGAGCAATTCATTGCATTGCGTGCAAACTACTTACAAATAACACCGCCGCGCTCGATGCAGGTGACAAATCCCATAAAAGATCTTGAGGCGTTGTTCATTGAAATAATTGGTGAGGAGGCGCCGAAGCACACCTCAACAAAAACATTGAAGCGACTCTTAAAGGAAAAGATAGTTAATGCCGGTTTAGAGGAGAAGGTTCGCTCTGACTTTGAAGTTGAAGTACCCATTACAAGAAAGAAACTTGAAATTCCCGTCGGCTTCCAAAACGGCCGATTCAATTTGGTAAATCCAGTTCGATTTGAAACTGAGGAACCCCAACAGGCATTTAATACAGCTTGCCGTTACGCAGTAGAGGGAGAATCTCTTTTCAATCATGCACATCCGTCTCTCGGAGAACTACAGTTAGTGGTCGTCGGAAAATTTCGCGCCAACGATAAAGAATCGCCCGCGATGGTCAAAAAAGTTCTTACCGATCACCACGTTAAATTATATCGATTTTCGAAACTGCTTGACCTTATTGATGAAATCAGGCGAACGGCGAAAACCTTACCGAGGTAA
- a CDS encoding HipA family kinase: MRWHATVIKRFNQSYPSSACTAQVVTDAGIGYLKALESPEGRHILACEFVGTCLAEWFHLPTFDHTVIEVDAEVIEIPFFDRNNKQVGKASNGPAFITRGEAGDSWSGKAEQLKKLANPHDISRLVVFDTWTLNCDRYCERPLGQEGKPRVNRNNVFLSEEAPSGQFMLKAMDHTHCFTCGGELTTRLRRDDKIKEPRVFGLFPEFRQFLDQDAVQHAVPALQKFNQTVIQEITGRIPDKWEVSAAIRKALDDLVVGRAAFVAETIFAKLWPQADLGFGDVQTDVDSNDATH; this comes from the coding sequence ATGCGATGGCACGCAACAGTGATCAAGCGGTTCAATCAATCCTATCCTTCGTCAGCTTGCACCGCTCAGGTCGTCACGGATGCAGGCATTGGCTATTTGAAGGCTTTAGAAAGTCCAGAGGGCCGACATATTCTCGCGTGTGAATTTGTCGGTACATGTTTAGCTGAGTGGTTTCACCTGCCAACATTTGATCACACAGTAATCGAAGTTGATGCTGAGGTAATTGAAATCCCATTTTTTGATCGTAACAACAAACAAGTTGGAAAAGCGAGTAACGGTCCAGCTTTCATTACGCGAGGAGAAGCGGGAGATAGTTGGAGTGGTAAAGCAGAGCAACTTAAAAAACTTGCGAATCCTCACGACATTAGCCGCCTTGTGGTTTTCGACACTTGGACACTTAACTGTGATCGTTATTGTGAGCGACCACTAGGCCAAGAAGGCAAGCCACGGGTAAATCGAAACAATGTTTTTCTTAGTGAAGAGGCTCCAAGCGGCCAATTCATGTTGAAGGCAATGGATCATACCCATTGTTTCACATGTGGTGGGGAATTGACGACAAGGTTGCGTCGCGATGATAAGATAAAAGAGCCGAGAGTTTTTGGACTGTTTCCGGAGTTCCGCCAATTTCTTGATCAAGATGCTGTCCAGCATGCAGTGCCAGCACTTCAAAAATTCAATCAAACAGTGATTCAAGAGATTACTGGAAGAATTCCGGACAAATGGGAAGTTAGTGCAGCCATTCGTAAAGCGCTCGACGACCTAGTTGTGGGACGAGCGGCGTTTGTTGCTGAAACAATATTCGCTAAGCTTTGGCCTCAAGCGGATCTTGGCTTTGGCGACGTTCAAACAGATGTAGATAGTAATGATGCAACCCACTAA
- a CDS encoding YncE family protein, which translates to MARLPRCLVTMACGLAVLLTQPWPAHAQTNVPELKVLKTLKIGGSGRWDCVLVDPDANRLYVTRSTHLQVIDCETGTVVGDIDQLQGAHGTAVVADRNLGFVTSGRENAVVMFNLKTLKVLDRIKTQPSGGQNPDAILYDPASKKVFVSCGGGDALVIDPANPSAPSVSIPCGGKLEFGVADDAGHVFINNEDKSEIEVIDTTALKLTDHWPVAPAEHPTGLALDARRHRLFSTGGNQKMAMVDSQTGKLLGTVPIGRGVDGCEFDPKLGVAVCANGADGTVTVVHEDSPGKFSVVQTLPTLKSGRTIANNPKTSQFFIPATLPAEGDSSAPFGVITIGPAN; encoded by the coding sequence ATGGCGCGATTGCCTCGCTGCTTGGTCACTATGGCATGTGGATTGGCCGTGCTTCTTACTCAGCCTTGGCCCGCACACGCGCAAACAAATGTGCCGGAGTTAAAAGTGTTGAAAACGCTGAAGATCGGCGGCAGCGGTCGGTGGGATTGCGTCCTGGTCGACCCGGATGCCAATCGTTTGTATGTGACGCGCAGCACTCATCTGCAGGTCATCGATTGTGAAACGGGAACCGTCGTCGGCGACATCGACCAGTTGCAAGGAGCCCATGGAACGGCCGTGGTGGCGGATAGGAATTTAGGGTTTGTTACCAGCGGCCGCGAAAATGCCGTCGTGATGTTCAATCTCAAGACGCTCAAAGTGCTCGATCGAATCAAGACCCAGCCCAGTGGCGGACAAAATCCGGATGCCATCCTTTACGATCCCGCCAGCAAAAAAGTGTTTGTTTCGTGTGGCGGCGGAGATGCCCTGGTGATCGATCCGGCGAATCCCAGCGCGCCGAGCGTTTCCATTCCCTGCGGTGGAAAACTGGAATTCGGTGTGGCCGATGATGCCGGCCACGTGTTTATTAATAATGAAGACAAAAGTGAAATCGAGGTGATCGATACCACGGCATTGAAGTTGACCGATCATTGGCCGGTGGCGCCGGCGGAACACCCCACGGGCTTGGCGCTCGATGCCCGGCGACATCGGTTATTTTCGACCGGCGGAAATCAGAAAATGGCCATGGTCGACAGCCAAACGGGCAAGCTGCTGGGAACGGTTCCGATCGGTCGGGGTGTGGATGGCTGTGAGTTCGATCCAAAACTTGGCGTGGCAGTTTGCGCCAACGGGGCCGATGGCACCGTGACGGTCGTGCACGAAGATTCACCTGGAAAATTCTCCGTCGTACAGACGCTGCCCACGCTCAAGTCGGGCCGGACCATTGCCAATAATCCCAAGACGAGCCAGTTCTTTATCCCGGCGACACTTCCTGCCGAAGGTGATAGCTCCGCTCCATTCGGCGTGATCACAATCGGACCAGCAAACTAA
- a CDS encoding lipocalin family protein translates to MIGVWKGARTVNPQGEFLIPAVIDQFRTETIEFKPDHTEVSHETVSDPKGNWSLDSSGTWSLDGSTVVYTLPAVMKLPPIVTPLKWQNGTLTEMRGTVQFIFERQPDKPGTK, encoded by the coding sequence ATGATAGGAGTCTGGAAGGGGGCCAGGACGGTCAATCCGCAAGGAGAATTTCTAATTCCCGCTGTGATTGATCAGTTCCGAACAGAGACAATAGAATTCAAGCCCGATCACACTGAAGTGAGCCATGAAACGGTCAGCGATCCCAAGGGAAATTGGTCGCTAGACAGTTCTGGTACCTGGTCATTGGACGGTTCCACAGTCGTCTACACGCTTCCTGCGGTGATGAAACTTCCGCCCATAGTAACTCCTCTAAAATGGCAAAACGGCACGCTTACCGAAATGCGAGGAACCGTTCAATTCATTTTCGAGAGGCAGCCCGACAAGCCTGGCACAAAATAA